From the genome of Pseudonocardia sp. EC080619-01:
AGTGGCGGCGGTTCTGCGAGGTCGTGCTGGGCGAGCCGGAGCTGGCCGACCGCGCCGACCTGGTCACCAACGACGTCCGGTACCGGAACCGGGGCGCCGTGCAGGAGCTCGTCGAGCAGCGGTTCGCGACCCTCACGGCCGCCGAGGTCGTCGACCGGCTGGACCGCGCGCAGATCGCCAACTCCCAGCTGCGCGACGTCGGCGAGCTGTTCGACCACCCGCAGCTGGCGGCCCGGGACCGGATCCGGGAGGTCGGCACCCAGGGCGGTCCCGTCCCGGCGCTGCTGCCCCCGATCACGGTGCGCGGGCGCGAGCCGCGGATGGCGCCGGTCCCCGCGCTGGGCGAGCACACCGACGCGGTGCGCGCCGAGCTGTCCGCCCGCACCGGTGGTTCCTGAGACCCGCCGGCGGTCAGTCGCGGTCCAGCCAGTCGGCCGCGCTCGCCGCGGCGTCGGTGATGTGCCGGTGCAGGATCTCCCGCGCGGCCGCCGGATCCCGGCGGGCCAGCGCGTCGACGAGCTCGCGGTGTTCCCGCGCGGACGTCTCGTAGCGGTTCTCGAGGACGACGGCCTGGAACGGCAATGCGTTCCACAATCGCGCGACGAATTCCTCCAGCATCGGCGACCGGGCCGCCCGGTACACGCGACGGTGGAATTCCGCATTGCGCGCGCCGACCGTCGAGATGTCCGCGTTCGCCCGGGTCGCCTCGTCGACCGCGCCGAGGGCCGCCTCGATCTCGCGGACGTCGGTGTCGGTCACCAGCCCGGCGGCCCGCTCGGCCGCCATCGGTTCGAGCGCGAGGCGCAGCCGGTAGATCTCGGCGACGCGTTCCGCGCTGTGCCGGGCGATCACGGTGCCGCGGTTCGGCACCTGCTCGACCAGCCCGTGCTCGGCGAGCCGGCGCAGCGCCTCGCGGACCGGCGTCAGGCTCATCTCCAACTGCTCGGCGAGCCCGTTGAGGGTCACCCGCTCGCCGGGCGCCAACCGGCCGGACCGGATCGCCTCGCGCAGCACCGTGTAGGCGACCTCCGCCTTCGTGGGTGTGTGCGCCGGCCCCAGATTCACGTCCGGCATCGTACGTGACCATTGTCCGGCCACCCGGACACGATTCCCATTTCCCGACCCGACGAACCCCACTGCACAGGAGCAAGGATGATCGTGGTCCACACGACGATCGCGATTATCGCGGTCGTCCTTCTCATCATGGCGCTGAAAGTGGACCCGATCATCTCGCTGATCACCGGGTCGCTCTATCTCGGCCTGGCGTCCGGCCTGGGCTTCGAGGCCACGCTCGGGGCGATCGTCGACGGCTTCGGCTCGATCATGGCCGAGGTCGGGCTGCTGATCGGCTTCGGCGTCCTGATCGGGTCCCTGCTGTTCGCGATGCGGGCGCTCCAGCGGCTGGTCGGGCTGCTGCTGGACGGGCTCGGCGCACGCCGCCTGCCGTACGCGATGGCCGCGGTGATGACCGCCCTGTTCCCGTCGATCTACGTGGACGTCCAGCTCGTGCTCGCCGCCCCGCTGGCCCGGCAGGCAGCGCCCCGGCTGGGCCCGCGCGGGCTGGGCATCATGGCCGGCGCGCTCACCACCGGGATCCTGGTCGGGTACGTCTTCGTCGTCCCCGGGCTGGGGACGATCTCGATCGCCGGGTTGCTCGGCGTCCCGCTCGCCCAGATGCTCGGCTACGGCCTGCTGATCGGC
Proteins encoded in this window:
- a CDS encoding GntR family transcriptional regulator: MNLGPAHTPTKAEVAYTVLREAIRSGRLAPGERVTLNGLAEQLEMSLTPVREALRRLAEHGLVEQVPNRGTVIARHSAERVAEIYRLRLALEPMAAERAAGLVTDTDVREIEAALGAVDEATRANADISTVGARNAEFHRRVYRAARSPMLEEFVARLWNALPFQAVVLENRYETSAREHRELVDALARRDPAAAREILHRHITDAAASAADWLDRD